A genome region from Apus apus isolate bApuApu2 chromosome 2, bApuApu2.pri.cur, whole genome shotgun sequence includes the following:
- the LOC127381239 gene encoding uncharacterized protein LOC127381239 isoform X37, producing the protein METLHPWRPCTHLETLHPWRPCTLGDPAPTWRPCTLGDPAPTWRPCTLGDPAPTWRPCTLGDPAPMETLHSWRPCTHLEILHPWRPCTHGDPAPTWRPCTLGDPAPTWRPCTLGDPAPMETLHPWRPCTLGDPAPTWRPCTLGDPAPTWRPCTLGDPAPMETLHSWRPCTLGDPAPTWGPCTHGDPAPLETLHPWRPCTHEDPAPTWRPCTLGDAAPLETLHSWRPCTLGDPAPTWRPCTLGDPALMETLHSWRPCTRMRSGLHARFPPPPRSPPPPPGTAPNKAASRLPSRSCPRGREGTRGEGSGPRAPRCPPVPPGAPRCPPVPPAPVSPARPPRTEPSRAGPNREGRSFGLGHAPPPAARSQ; encoded by the exons ATGGAGACCCTGCATCCTTGGAGACCCTGCACCCACCTGGAGACCCTGCACCCTTGGAGACCCTGCACCCTTGGAGACCCTGCACCCACCTGGAGACCCTGCACCCTTGGAGACCCTGCACCCACCTGGAGACCCTGCACCCTTGGAGACCCTGCACCCACCTGGAGACCCTGCACCCTTGGAGACCCTGCACCCATGGAgaccctgcactcatggagacCCTGCACCCACCTGGAGATCCTGCACCCTTGGAgaccctgcactcatggagacCCTGCACCCAC CTGGAGACCCTGCACCCTTGGAGACCCTGCACCCACCTGGAGACCCTGCACCCTTGGAGACCCTGCACCCATGGAGACCCTGCACCCTTGGAGACCCTGCACCCTTGGAGACCCTGCACCCACCTGGAGACCCTGCACCCTTGGAGACCCTGCACCCACCTGGAGACCCTGCACCCTTGGAGACCCTGCACCCATGGAgaccctgcactcatggagacCCTGCACCCTTGGAGACCCTGCACCCACCTGGGGACCCTGCACCCATGGAGACCCTGCACCCTTGGAGACCCTGCACCC TTGGAGACCCTGCACTCATGAAGACCCTGCACCCAC CTGGAGACCCTGCACCCTTGGAGACGCTGCACCCTTGGAgaccctgcactcatggagacCCTGCACCCTTGGAGACCCTGCACCCACCTGGAGACCCTGCACCCTTGGAgaccctgcactcatggagaccctgcactcatggagacCCTGCACCCGCATGAGGAGTGGGCTCCATGCGAGgttcccgccccccccccgaagccccccgccccctcccggTACCGCCCCCAATAAAGCTGCTTCTCGCCTTCCCAGCCGCTCTTGCCcccggggcagggaggggacgCGTGGGGAGGGGTCAGGGCCCCGTGCCCCCCGGTGCCCCCCGGTGCCCCCCGGTGCCCCCCGGTGCCCCCcggtgcccccagccccggtTTCACCAGCGCGGCCGCCCCGAACCGAACCGAGCCGAGCGGGGCCGAACCGGGAGGGGCGGAGCTTCGGGCTCGGCCACGCCCCCCCCCCGGCCGCTCGCAGCCAATAG
- the LOC127381239 gene encoding splicing factor 3A subunit 2-like isoform X43 codes for METLHPWRPCTHLETLHPWRPCTLGDPAPTWRPCTLGDPAPTWRPCTLGDPAPTWRPCTLGDPAPMETLHSWRPCTHLEILHPWRPCTHGDPAPTWRPCTLGDPAPTWRPCTLGDPAPMETLHPWRPCTLGDPAPTWRPCTLGDPAPTWRPCTLGDPAPMETLHSWRPCTLGDPAPTWGPCTHGDPAPLETLHPWRPCTHEDPAPTWRPCTLGDPALMETLHSWRPCTRMRSGLHARFPPPPRSPPPPPGTAPNKAASRLPSRSCPRGREGTRGEGSGPRAPRCPPVPPGAPRCPPVPPAPVSPARPPRTEPSRAGPNREGRSFGLGHAPPPAARSQ; via the exons ATGGAGACCCTGCATCCTTGGAGACCCTGCACCCACCTGGAGACCCTGCACCCTTGGAGACCCTGCACCCTTGGAGACCCTGCACCCACCTGGAGACCCTGCACCCTTGGAGACCCTGCACCCACCTGGAGACCCTGCACCCTTGGAGACCCTGCACCCACCTGGAGACCCTGCACCCTTGGAGACCCTGCACCCATGGAgaccctgcactcatggagacCCTGCACCCACCTGGAGATCCTGCACCCTTGGAgaccctgcactcatggagacCCTGCACCCAC CTGGAGACCCTGCACCCTTGGAGACCCTGCACCCACCTGGAGACCCTGCACCCTTGGAGACCCTGCACCCATGGAGACCCTGCACCCTTGGAGACCCTGCACCCTTGGAGACCCTGCACCCACCTGGAGACCCTGCACCCTTGGAGACCCTGCACCCACCTGGAGACCCTGCACCCTTGGAGACCCTGCACCCATGGAgaccctgcactcatggagacCCTGCACCCTTGGAGACCCTGCACCCACCTGGGGACCCTGCACCCATGGAGACCCTGCACCCTTGGAGACCCTGCACCC TTGGAGACCCTGCACTCATGAAGACCCTGCACCCAC CTGGAGACCCTGCACCCTTGGAgaccctgcactcatggagaccctgcactcatggagacCCTGCACCCGCATGAGGAGTGGGCTCCATGCGAGgttcccgccccccccccgaagccccccgccccctcccggTACCGCCCCCAATAAAGCTGCTTCTCGCCTTCCCAGCCGCTCTTGCCcccggggcagggaggggacgCGTGGGGAGGGGTCAGGGCCCCGTGCCCCCCGGTGCCCCCCGGTGCCCCCCGGTGCCCCCCGGTGCCCCCcggtgcccccagccccggtTTCACCAGCGCGGCCGCCCCGAACCGAACCGAGCCGAGCGGGGCCGAACCGGGAGGGGCGGAGCTTCGGGCTCGGCCACGCCCCCCCCCCGGCCGCTCGCAGCCAATAG
- the LOC127381239 gene encoding uncharacterized protein LOC127381239 isoform X42 — protein sequence METLHPWRPCTHLETLHPWRPCTLGDPAPTWRPCTLGDPAPTWRPCTLGDPAPTWRPCTLGDPAPMETLHSWRPCTHLEILHPWRPCTHGDPAPTWRPCTLGDPAPTWRPCTLGDPAPMETLHPWRPCTLGDPAPTWRPCTLGDPAPTWRPCTLGDPAPMETLHSWRPCTLGDPAPTWRPCTHGDPAPMETLHSWRPCTLGDPAPTWRPCTLGDPALMETLHSWRPCTRMRSGLHARFPPPPRSPPPPPGTAPNKAASRLPSRSCPRGREGTRGEGSGPRAPRCPPVPPGAPRCPPVPPAPVSPARPPRTEPSRAGPNREGRSFGLGHAPPPAARSQ from the exons ATGGAGACCCTGCATCCTTGGAGACCCTGCACCCACCTGGAGACCCTGCACCCTTGGAGACCCTGCACCCTTGGAGACCCTGCACCCACCTGGAGACCCTGCACCCTTGGAGACCCTGCACCCACCTGGAGACCCTGCACCCTTGGAGACCCTGCACCCACCTGGAGACCCTGCACCCTTGGAGACCCTGCACCCATGGAgaccctgcactcatggagacCCTGCACCCACCTGGAGATCCTGCACCCTTGGAgaccctgcactcatggagacCCTGCACCCAC CTGGAGACCCTGCACCCTTGGAGACCCTGCACCCACCTGGAGACCCTGCACCCTTGGAGACCCTGCACCCATGGAGACCCTGCACCCTTGGAGACCCTGCACCCTTGGAGACCCTGCACCCACCTGGAGACCCTGCACCCTTGGAGACCCTGCACCCACCTGGAGACCCTGCACCCTTGGAGACCCTGCACCCATGGAgaccctgcactcatggagacCCTGCACCCTTGGAGACCCTGCACCCAC CTGGAGACCCTGCACCCATGGAGACCCTGCACCCATGGAgaccctgcactcatggagacCCTGCAC CCTTGGAGACCCTGCACCCACCTGGAGACCCTGCACCCTTGGAgaccctgcactcatggagaccctgcactcatggagacCCTGCACCCGCATGAGGAGTGGGCTCCATGCGAGgttcccgccccccccccgaagccccccgccccctcccggTACCGCCCCCAATAAAGCTGCTTCTCGCCTTCCCAGCCGCTCTTGCCcccggggcagggaggggacgCGTGGGGAGGGGTCAGGGCCCCGTGCCCCCCGGTGCCCCCCGGTGCCCCCCGGTGCCCCCCGGTGCCCCCcggtgcccccagccccggtTTCACCAGCGCGGCCGCCCCGAACCGAACCGAGCCGAGCGGGGCCGAACCGGGAGGGGCGGAGCTTCGGGCTCGGCCACGCCCCCCCCCCGGCCGCTCGCAGCCAATAG
- the LOC127381239 gene encoding proteoglycan 4-like isoform X2, translating into METLHPWRPCTHLETLHPWRPCTLGDPAPTWRPCTLGDPAPTWRPCTLGDPAPTWRPCTLGDPAPMETLHSWRPCTHLEILHPWRPCTHGDPAPTWRSCTLGDPALMETLHPPGDPAPLETLHPWRPCTLGDPAPLETLHPPGDPAPLETLHPPGDPAPLETLHPWRPCTHGDPAPLETLHPPGDPAPMETLHPWRPCTHLETLHPWRPCTHLETLHPWRPCTHGDPALMETLHLWRPCTLGDPALMKTLHPWRPCTHLETLHPWRPCTHEDPAPMETLHPPGDPAPMETLHSWRPCTLGDPAPTWRPCTLGDAAPLETLHSWRPCTLGDPAPTWRPCTLGDPALMETLHSWRPCTRMRSGLHARFPPPPRSPPPPPGTAPNKAASRLPSRSCPRGREGTRGEGSGPRAPRCPPVPPGAPRCPPVPPAPVSPARPPRTEPSRAGPNREGRSFGLGHAPPPAARSQ; encoded by the exons ATGGAGACCCTGCATCCTTGGAGACCCTGCACCCACCTGGAGACCCTGCACCCTTGGAGACCCTGCACCCTTGGAGACCCTGCACCCACCTGGAGACCCTGCACCCTTGGAGACCCTGCACCCACCTGGAGACCCTGCACCCTTGGAGACCCTGCACCCACCTGGAGACCCTGCACCCTTGGAGACCCTGCACCCATGGAgaccctgcactcatggagacCCTGCACCCACCTGGAGATCCTGCACCCTTGGAgaccctgcactcatggagacCCTGCACCCACCTGGAGATCCTGCACCCTTGGAgaccctgcactcatggagacCCTGCACCCAC CTGGAGACCCTGCACCCTTGGAGACCCTGCACCCATGGAGACCCTGCACCCTTGGAGACCCTGCACCCTTGGAGACCCTGCACCCACCTGGAGACCCTGCACCCTTGGAGACCCTGCACCCACCTGGAGACCCTGCACCCTTGGAGACCCTGCACCCATGGAgaccctgcactcatggagacCCTGCACCCTTGGAGACCCTGCACCCACCTGGGGACCCTGCACCCATGGAGACCCTGCACCCTTGGAGACCCTGCACCCACCTGGAGACCCTGCACCCTTGGAGACCCTGCACCCACCTGGAGACCCTGCACCCATGGAGACCCTGCACCCATGGAgaccctgcactcatggagacCCTGCACCTTTGGAGACCCTGCACCCTTGGAGACCCTGCACTCATGAAGACCCTGCACCCTTGGAGACCCTGCACCCACTTGGAGACCCTGCACCCATGGAGACCCTGCACTCATGAAGACCCTGCACCCATGGAGACCCTGCACCCAC CTGGAGACCCTGCACCCATGGAgaccctgcactcatggagacCCTGCACCCTTGGAGACCCTGCACCCACCTGGAGACCCTGCACCCTTGGAGACGCTGCACCCTTGGAgaccctgcactcatggagacCCTGCACCCTTGGAGACCCTGCACCCACCTGGAGACCCTGCACCCTTGGAgaccctgcactcatggagaccctgcactcatggagacCCTGCACCCGCATGAGGAGTGGGCTCCATGCGAGgttcccgccccccccccgaagccccccgccccctcccggTACCGCCCCCAATAAAGCTGCTTCTCGCCTTCCCAGCCGCTCTTGCCcccggggcagggaggggacgCGTGGGGAGGGGTCAGGGCCCCGTGCCCCCCGGTGCCCCCCGGTGCCCCCCGGTGCCCCCCGGTGCCCCCcggtgcccccagccccggtTTCACCAGCGCGGCCGCCCCGAACCGAACCGAGCCGAGCGGGGCCGAACCGGGAGGGGCGGAGCTTCGGGCTCGGCCACGCCCCCCCCCCGGCCGCTCGCAGCCAATAG
- the LOC127381239 gene encoding cuticle collagen 1-like isoform X45: protein METLHPWRPCTHLETLHPWRPCTLGDPAPTWRPCTLGDPAPTWRPCTLGDPAPTWRPCTLGDPAPMETLHSWRPCTHLEILHPWRPCTHGDPAPTWRPCTLGDPAPTWRPCTLGDPAPMETLHPWRPCTLGDPALMKTLHPPGDPAPMETLHSWRPCTLGDPAPTWRPCTLGDAAPLETLHSWRPCTLGDPAPTWRPCTLGDPALMETLHSWRPCTRMRSGLHARFPPPPRSPPPPPGTAPNKAASRLPSRSCPRGREGTRGEGSGPRAPRCPPVPPGAPRCPPVPPAPVSPARPPRTEPSRAGPNREGRSFGLGHAPPPAARSQ from the exons ATGGAGACCCTGCATCCTTGGAGACCCTGCACCCACCTGGAGACCCTGCACCCTTGGAGACCCTGCACCCTTGGAGACCCTGCACCCACCTGGAGACCCTGCACCCTTGGAGACCCTGCACCCACCTGGAGACCCTGCACCCTTGGAGACCCTGCACCCACCTGGAGACCCTGCACCCTTGGAGACCCTGCACCCATGGAgaccctgcactcatggagacCCTGCACCCACCTGGAGATCCTGCACCCTTGGAgaccctgcactcatggagacCCTGCACCCAC CTGGAGACCCTGCACCCTTGGAGACCCTGCACCCACCTGGAGACCCTGCACCCTTGGAGACCCTGCACCCATGGAGACCCTGCACCCTTGGAGACCCTGCACCCTTGGAGACCCTGCAC TCATGAAGACCCTGCACCCACCTGGAGACCCTGCACCCATGGAgaccctgcactcatggagacCCTGCACCCTTGGAGACCCTGCACCCACCTGGAGACCCTGCACCCTTGGAGACGCTGCACCCTTGGAgaccctgcactcatggagacCCTGCACCCTTGGAGACCCTGCACCCACCTGGAGACCCTGCACCCTTGGAgaccctgcactcatggagaccctgcactcatggagacCCTGCACCCGCATGAGGAGTGGGCTCCATGCGAGgttcccgccccccccccgaagccccccgccccctcccggTACCGCCCCCAATAAAGCTGCTTCTCGCCTTCCCAGCCGCTCTTGCCcccggggcagggaggggacgCGTGGGGAGGGGTCAGGGCCCCGTGCCCCCCGGTGCCCCCCGGTGCCCCCCGGTGCCCCCCGGTGCCCCCcggtgcccccagccccggtTTCACCAGCGCGGCCGCCCCGAACCGAACCGAGCCGAGCGGGGCCGAACCGGGAGGGGCGGAGCTTCGGGCTCGGCCACGCCCCCCCCCCGGCCGCTCGCAGCCAATAG
- the LOC127381239 gene encoding proteoglycan 4-like isoform X5, translated as METLHPWRPCTHLETLHPWRPCTLGDPAPTWRPCTLGDPAPTWRPCTLGDPAPTWRPCTLGDPAPMETLHSWRPCTHLEILHPWRPCTHGDPAPTWRSCTLGDPALMETLHPPGDPAPLETLHPPGDPAPLETLHPWRPCTHGDPAPLETLHPPGDPAPMETLHPWRPCTHLETLHPWRPCTHLETLHPWRPCTHGDPALMETLHLWRPCTLGDPALMKTLHPWRPCTHLETLHPWRPCTHEDPAPMETLHPPGDPAPMETLHSWRPCTLGDPAPTWRPCTLGDAAPLETLHSWRPCTLGDPAPTWRPCTLGDPALMETLHSWRPCTRMRSGLHARFPPPPRSPPPPPGTAPNKAASRLPSRSCPRGREGTRGEGSGPRAPRCPPVPPGAPRCPPVPPAPVSPARPPRTEPSRAGPNREGRSFGLGHAPPPAARSQ; from the exons ATGGAGACCCTGCATCCTTGGAGACCCTGCACCCACCTGGAGACCCTGCACCCTTGGAGACCCTGCACCCTTGGAGACCCTGCACCCACCTGGAGACCCTGCACCCTTGGAGACCCTGCACCCACCTGGAGACCCTGCACCCTTGGAGACCCTGCACCCACCTGGAGACCCTGCACCCTTGGAGACCCTGCACCCATGGAgaccctgcactcatggagacCCTGCACCCACCTGGAGATCCTGCACCCTTGGAgaccctgcactcatggagacCCTGCACCCACCTGGAGATCCTGCACCCTTGGAgaccctgcactcatggagacCCTGCACCCAC CTGGAGACCCTGCACCCTTGGAGACCCTGCACCCACCTGGAGACCCTGCACCCTTGGAGACCCTGCACCCATGGAgaccctgcactcatggagacCCTGCACCCTTGGAGACCCTGCACCCACCTGGGGACCCTGCACCCATGGAGACCCTGCACCCTTGGAGACCCTGCACCCACCTGGAGACCCTGCACCCTTGGAGACCCTGCACCCACCTGGAGACCCTGCACCCATGGAGACCCTGCACCCATGGAgaccctgcactcatggagacCCTGCACCTTTGGAGACCCTGCACCCTTGGAGACCCTGCACTCATGAAGACCCTGCACCCTTGGAGACCCTGCACCCACTTGGAGACCCTGCACCCATGGAGACCCTGCACTCATGAAGACCCTGCACCCATGGAGACCCTGCACCCAC CTGGAGACCCTGCACCCATGGAgaccctgcactcatggagacCCTGCACCCTTGGAGACCCTGCACCCACCTGGAGACCCTGCACCCTTGGAGACGCTGCACCCTTGGAgaccctgcactcatggagacCCTGCACCCTTGGAGACCCTGCACCCACCTGGAGACCCTGCACCCTTGGAgaccctgcactcatggagaccctgcactcatggagacCCTGCACCCGCATGAGGAGTGGGCTCCATGCGAGgttcccgccccccccccgaagccccccgccccctcccggTACCGCCCCCAATAAAGCTGCTTCTCGCCTTCCCAGCCGCTCTTGCCcccggggcagggaggggacgCGTGGGGAGGGGTCAGGGCCCCGTGCCCCCCGGTGCCCCCCGGTGCCCCCCGGTGCCCCCCGGTGCCCCCcggtgcccccagccccggtTTCACCAGCGCGGCCGCCCCGAACCGAACCGAGCCGAGCGGGGCCGAACCGGGAGGGGCGGAGCTTCGGGCTCGGCCACGCCCCCCCCCCGGCCGCTCGCAGCCAATAG
- the LOC127381239 gene encoding basic proline-rich protein-like isoform X7, with the protein METLHPWRPCTHLETLHPWRPCTLGDPAPTWRPCTLGDPAPTWRPCTLGDPAPTWRPCTLGDPAPMETLHSWRPCTHLEILHPWRPCTHGDPAPTWRSCTLGDPALMETLHPPGDPAPLETLHPPGDPAPLETLHPWRPCTLGDPAPLETLHPPGDPAPLETLHPPGDPAPLETLHPWRPCTHGDPAPLETLHPPGDPAPLETLHPPGDPAPMETLHPWRPCTHGDPAPTWRPCTLGDPALMKTLHPPGDPAPMETLHSWRPCTLGDPAPTWRPCTLGDAAPLETLHSWRPCTLGDPAPTWRPCTLGDPALMETLHSWRPCTRMRSGLHARFPPPPRSPPPPPGTAPNKAASRLPSRSCPRGREGTRGEGSGPRAPRCPPVPPGAPRCPPVPPAPVSPARPPRTEPSRAGPNREGRSFGLGHAPPPAARSQ; encoded by the exons ATGGAGACCCTGCATCCTTGGAGACCCTGCACCCACCTGGAGACCCTGCACCCTTGGAGACCCTGCACCCTTGGAGACCCTGCACCCACCTGGAGACCCTGCACCCTTGGAGACCCTGCACCCACCTGGAGACCCTGCACCCTTGGAGACCCTGCACCCACCTGGAGACCCTGCACCCTTGGAGACCCTGCACCCATGGAgaccctgcactcatggagacCCTGCACCCACCTGGAGATCCTGCACCCTTGGAgaccctgcactcatggagacCCTGCACCCACCTGGAGATCCTGCACCCTTGGAgaccctgcactcatggagacCCTGCACCCAC CTGGAGACCCTGCACCCTTGGAGACCCTGCACCCACCTGGAGACCCTGCACCCTTGGAGACCCTGCACCCATGGAGACCCTGCACCCTTGGAGACCCTGCACCCTTGGAGACCCTGCACCCACCTGGAGACCCTGCACCCTTGGAGACCCTGCACCCACCTGGAGACCCTGCACCCTTGGAGACCCTGCACCCATGGAgaccctgcactcatggagacCCTGCACCCTTGGAGACCCTGCACCCAC CTGGAGACCCTGCACCCTTGGAGACCCTGCACCCACCTGGAGACCCTGCACCCATGGAGACCCTGCACCCATGGAgaccctgcactcatggagacCCTGCAC CCACCTGGAGACCCTGCACCCTTGGAGACCCTGCACTCATGAAGACCCTGCACCCACCTGGAGACCCTGCACCCATGGAgaccctgcactcatggagacCCTGCACCCTTGGAGACCCTGCACCCACCTGGAGACCCTGCACCCTTGGAGACGCTGCACCCTTGGAgaccctgcactcatggagacCCTGCACCCTTGGAGACCCTGCACCCACCTGGAGACCCTGCACCCTTGGAgaccctgcactcatggagaccctgcactcatggagacCCTGCACCCGCATGAGGAGTGGGCTCCATGCGAGgttcccgccccccccccgaagccccccgccccctcccggTACCGCCCCCAATAAAGCTGCTTCTCGCCTTCCCAGCCGCTCTTGCCcccggggcagggaggggacgCGTGGGGAGGGGTCAGGGCCCCGTGCCCCCCGGTGCCCCCCGGTGCCCCCCGGTGCCCCCCGGTGCCCCCcggtgcccccagccccggtTTCACCAGCGCGGCCGCCCCGAACCGAACCGAGCCGAGCGGGGCCGAACCGGGAGGGGCGGAGCTTCGGGCTCGGCCACGCCCCCCCCCCGGCCGCTCGCAGCCAATAG
- the LOC127381239 gene encoding splicing factor 3A subunit 2-like isoform X32: protein METLHPWRPCTHLETLHPWRPCTLGDPAPTWRPCTLGDPAPTWRPCTLGDPAPTWRPCTLGDPAPMETLHSWRPCTHLETLHPWRPCTHLETLHPWRPCTHGDPAPLETLHPWRPCTHLETLHPWRPCTHLETLHPWRPCTHGDPALMETLHPWRPCTHLGTLHPWRPCTLGDPAPTWRPCTLGDPAPTWRPCTHGDPAPMETLHSWRPCTLGDPAPTWRPCTLGDAAPLETLHSWRPCTLGDPAPTWRPCTLGDPALMETLHSWRPCTRMRSGLHARFPPPPRSPPPPPGTAPNKAASRLPSRSCPRGREGTRGEGSGPRAPRCPPVPPGAPRCPPVPPAPVSPARPPRTEPSRAGPNREGRSFGLGHAPPPAARSQ from the exons ATGGAGACCCTGCATCCTTGGAGACCCTGCACCCACCTGGAGACCCTGCACCCTTGGAGACCCTGCACCCTTGGAGACCCTGCACCCACCTGGAGACCCTGCACCCTTGGAGACCCTGCACCCACCTGGAGACCCTGCACCCTTGGAGACCCTGCACCCACCTGGAGACCCTGCACCCTTGGAGACCCTGCACCCATGGAgaccctgcactcatggagacCCTGCACCCAC CTGGAGACCCTGCACCCTTGGAGACCCTGCACCCACCTGGAGACCCTGCACCCTTGGAGACCCTGCACCCATGGAGACCCTGCACCCTTGGAGACCCTGCACCCTTGGAGACCCTGCACCCACCTGGAGACCCTGCACCCTTGGAGACCCTGCACCCACCTGGAGACCCTGCACCCTTGGAGACCCTGCACCCATGGAgaccctgcactcatggagacCCTGCACCCTTGGAGACCCTGCACCCACCTGGGGACCCTGCACCCATGGAGACCCTGCACCCTTGGAGACCCTGCACCCACCTGGAGACCCTGCACCCTTGGAGACCCTGCACCCACCTGGAGACCCTGCACCCATGGAGACCCTGCACCCATGGAgaccctgcactcatggagacCCTGCAC CCTTGGAGACCCTGCACCCACCTGGAGACCCTGCACCCTTGGAGACGCTGCACCCTTGGAgaccctgcactcatggagacCCTGCACCCTTGGAGACCCTGCACCCACCTGGAGACCCTGCACCCTTGGAgaccctgcactcatggagaccctgcactcatggagacCCTGCACCCGCATGAGGAGTGGGCTCCATGCGAGgttcccgccccccccccgaagccccccgccccctcccggTACCGCCCCCAATAAAGCTGCTTCTCGCCTTCCCAGCCGCTCTTGCCcccggggcagggaggggacgCGTGGGGAGGGGTCAGGGCCCCGTGCCCCCCGGTGCCCCCCGGTGCCCCCCGGTGCCCCCCGGTGCCCCCcggtgcccccagccccggtTTCACCAGCGCGGCCGCCCCGAACCGAACCGAGCCGAGCGGGGCCGAACCGGGAGGGGCGGAGCTTCGGGCTCGGCCACGCCCCCCCCCCGGCCGCTCGCAGCCAATAG
- the LOC127381239 gene encoding proteoglycan 4-like isoform X18, protein METLHPWRPCTHLETLHPWRPCTLGDPAPTWRPCTLGDPAPTWRPCTLGDPAPTWRPCTLGDPAPMETLHSWRPCTHLETLHPWRPCTHLETLHPWRPCTHGDPAPLETLHPWRPCTHLETLHPWRPCTHLETLHPWRPCTHGDPALMETLHPWRPCTHLGTLHPWRPCTLGDPAPTWRPCTLGDPAPTWRPCTHGDPAPMETLHSWRPCTLGDPALMKTLHPPGDPAPMETLHSWRPCTLGDPAPTWRPCTLGDAAPLETLHSWRPCTLGDPAPTWRPCTLGDPALMETLHSWRPCTRMRSGLHARFPPPPRSPPPPPGTAPNKAASRLPSRSCPRGREGTRGEGSGPRAPRCPPVPPGAPRCPPVPPAPVSPARPPRTEPSRAGPNREGRSFGLGHAPPPAARSQ, encoded by the exons ATGGAGACCCTGCATCCTTGGAGACCCTGCACCCACCTGGAGACCCTGCACCCTTGGAGACCCTGCACCCTTGGAGACCCTGCACCCACCTGGAGACCCTGCACCCTTGGAGACCCTGCACCCACCTGGAGACCCTGCACCCTTGGAGACCCTGCACCCACCTGGAGACCCTGCACCCTTGGAGACCCTGCACCCATGGAgaccctgcactcatggagacCCTGCACCCAC CTGGAGACCCTGCACCCTTGGAGACCCTGCACCCACCTGGAGACCCTGCACCCTTGGAGACCCTGCACCCATGGAGACCCTGCACCCTTGGAGACCCTGCACCCTTGGAGACCCTGCACCCACCTGGAGACCCTGCACCCTTGGAGACCCTGCACCCACCTGGAGACCCTGCACCCTTGGAGACCCTGCACCCATGGAgaccctgcactcatggagacCCTGCACCCTTGGAGACCCTGCACCCACCTGGGGACCCTGCACCCATGGAGACCCTGCACCCTTGGAGACCCTGCACCCACCTGGAGACCCTGCACCCTTGGAGACCCTGCACCCACCTGGAGACCCTGCACCCATGGAGACCCTGCACCCATGGAgaccctgcactcatggagacCCTGCAC CCTTGGAGACCCTGCACTCATGAAGACCCTGCACCCACCTGGAGACCCTGCACCCATGGAgaccctgcactcatggagacCCTGCACCCTTGGAGACCCTGCACCCACCTGGAGACCCTGCACCCTTGGAGACGCTGCACCCTTGGAgaccctgcactcatggagacCCTGCACCCTTGGAGACCCTGCACCCACCTGGAGACCCTGCACCCTTGGAgaccctgcactcatggagaccctgcactcatggagacCCTGCACCCGCATGAGGAGTGGGCTCCATGCGAGgttcccgccccccccccgaagccccccgccccctcccggTACCGCCCCCAATAAAGCTGCTTCTCGCCTTCCCAGCCGCTCTTGCCcccggggcagggaggggacgCGTGGGGAGGGGTCAGGGCCCCGTGCCCCCCGGTGCCCCCCGGTGCCCCCCGGTGCCCCCCGGTGCCCCCcggtgcccccagccccggtTTCACCAGCGCGGCCGCCCCGAACCGAACCGAGCCGAGCGGGGCCGAACCGGGAGGGGCGGAGCTTCGGGCTCGGCCACGCCCCCCCCCCGGCCGCTCGCAGCCAATAG